Proteins encoded within one genomic window of Saccharomyces mikatae IFO 1815 strain IFO1815 genome assembly, chromosome: 15:
- the SNX3 gene encoding Snx3p (similar to Saccharomyces cerevisiae SNX3 (YOR357C); ancestral locus Anc_7.30), with protein sequence MPREFKSFGFTEQSLLSKGHGEPSFSEIYAEPENFLEIEVHNPKTHIPNGMDSKGMFTDYEIICRTNLPSFHKRVSKVRRRYSDFEFFRKCLIKEIAMLNHPKVMVPHLPGKILLSNRFSNEVIEERRQGLNTWMQSVAGHPLLQSGSKVLVRFIEAEKFIG encoded by the coding sequence ATGCCAAGAGAATTCAAATCCTTTGGGTTCACAGAACAGTCTCTACTTTCCAAAGGGCATGGGGAGCCTAGTTTCAGTGAAATATACGCTGAACCTGAGAACTTCCTAGAGATTGAGGTGCATAACCCTAAAACGCACATACCAAATGGGATGGATTCGAAAGGAATGTTTACAGATTACGAGATAATATGCCGTACAAACTTGCCGAGTTTCCACAAGAGGGTCTCGAAAGTAAGAAGACGATACTCGGACTTTGAATTCTTTCGCAAATGCTTGATCAAGGAAATTGCTATGCTTAATCATCCAAAAGTCATGGTACCTCATTTACCAGGCAAAATTCTCTTGAGTAATAGATTTAGTAACGAGGtcattgaagaaagaagacaaGGTTTGAACACCTGGATGCAATCAGTTGCTGGACACCCCCTTTTACAGTCAGGTTCTAAAGTGCTTGTGAGATTCAttgaagctgaaaaatttatcgGCTAA
- the HAP5 gene encoding Hap5p (similar to Saccharomyces cerevisiae HAP5 (YOR358W); ancestral locus Anc_7.29) → MTDRNFLPQQGHVPQTSLPEELNSSTISMPSQHPQQQHLHEKEEEVEEGEEHTRIPVSEEEFRMVQELQAIQASHDQLNLPPSRGSFEGEDNGNSDGAEGDVDDDEEEEGEEYDVFRNVGQGLVGHYREIMIRYWQELINEIESTNEPGSEHQDDFKSHSLPFARIRKVMKTDEDVKMISAEAPIIFAKACEIFITELTMRAWCVAERNKRRTLQKADIAEALQKSDMFDFLIDVVPRRSLPQ, encoded by the coding sequence ATGACCGATAGGAATTTTTTACCACAACAGGGCCATGTGCCTCAAACATCGCTCCCGGAGGAACTCAATTCCAGTACCATTAGTATGCCAAGTCAACACccacaacaacaacatctgcatgaaaaggaagaagaggtaGAGGAGGGGGAAGAACACACAAGAATACCTGTTTCTGAGGAGGAGTTTCGAATGGTGCAGGAGCTGCAAGCTATCCAAGCAAGCCATGATCAATTAAATCTACCGCCTAGTCGAGGGTCGTTTGAAGGCGAAGATAATGGCAATAGCGATGGTGCAGAGGGAGACgtagatgatgatgaggaggaggaggGTGAGGAGTATGATGTATTTAGGAACGTTGGTCAAGGGCTGGTGGGCCACTACAGAGAGATAATGATACGCTACTGGCAAGAACTGATCAACGAAATTGAGTCCACGAATGAACCTGGATCCGAGCATCAAGACGACTTTAAATCACATTCACTACCATTTGCAAGGATTCGCAAAGTTATGAAGACAGACGAAGATGTTAAGATGATTAGTGCGGAGGCTCCCATCATTTTTGCCAAAGCATGTGAGATTTTTATTACAGAGTTGACCATGAGGGCTTGGTGCGTGGCGGAAAGGAATAAAAGACGTACTTTACAGAAGGCAGACATTGCAGAGGCGTTGCAAAAGAGCGATATGTTTGACTTTCTCATTGACGTTGTTCCTAGAAGATCACTGCCTCAATGA
- the VTS1 gene encoding Vts1p (similar to Saccharomyces cerevisiae VTS1 (YOR359W); ancestral locus Anc_7.27) gives MKHPYEEFPTGSKSPYNISRGAHPGAVLLSPQSSAINSNNPGSSNKHNQGNSSVATNVLSPQSHSMSLNDMLDQQPFMLESTGNRAQPLQQQQQQQQQQQQASLPSLNIQPISSTAAGSAIVSPMMQSPKALESTLSSTSMYLDSFQRSSNNILSLPSQSGSIPLPQSRQPQQQSQPSSQKNDSNMGINFSQDINQLCSWISMLNSSQQNTVMDNILSILNDDVLKYTKLKLDTLTNTSFISPSLPAIASPIPNRDDTEILNIDSVFSSSPVANDPESSDNLLYQNWSPQPHSIPVTQPIYDNITDPSQRSKSAEPHANSSPNLISVQKQFNNGNNTKYKKLPSDSPNYLSYSLSTSHSFFQPKQRSNMGNEYNSHHHHSLHHPLHNTTSYFSNTPKPSGSELNKSNQNVFNITSTHPKNGATSITSTSTSSNGNTPLSSNSSMNPKSLTDPKLLKNIPMWLKSLRLHKYSDALSGTPWIELIYLNDETLEKKGVLALGARRKLLKAFGIVIDYKERDLIDRTAY, from the coding sequence ATGAAACATCCGTACGAGGAATTCCCTACAGGATCCAAGTCGCCATATAATATATCTAGAGGAGCTCATCCTGGCGCTGTTTTACTTTCGCCACAATCATCTGCTATAAATAGCAATAATCCAGGTAGTAGTAATAAACATAACCAGGGCAATTCATCTGTGGCCACGAACGTTTTGTCTCCTCAATCCCACAGCATGTCACTTAATGACATGCTTGATCAGCAACCCTTCATGCTAGAATCCACAGGGAATAGGGCTCAGCCGCtccagcagcagcagcaacagcagcaacagcagcagcaggCGTCATTACCTTCCCTTAATATTCAACCAATATCGTCCACAGCAGCTGGTTCTGCTATCGTTTCCCCCATGATGCAATCTCCAAAAGCATTGGAATCTACTTTATCTTCAACTTCAATGTATCTGGATTCTTTTCAGAGGTCTTCGAATAATATCTTAAGCCTTCCATCGCAAAGTGGTTCAATTCCCTTGCCGCAATCACGTCAACCACAACAGCAGTCTCAACCGTCAtcccaaaaaaatgattccAATATGGGTATCAATTTTAGTCAAGACATTAACCAGTTATGTTCTTGGATATCAATGCTGAATAGTAGCCAACAGAATACTGTAATGGATAATATACTTTCCATCTTGAATGATgatgttttgaaatataCGAAATTAAAATTGGACACTTTAACAAACACTTCTTTTATCTCGCCATCCCTACCTGCAATAGCATCACCTATACCTAATAGAGATGACACTGAgattttgaatattgattctgttttttcttctagtCCTGTTGCCAATGACCCTGAAAGTTCCGATAATTTACTGTATCAAAATTGGTCGCCTCAGCCACATTCAATACCGGTCACCCAACCCATTTATGATAACATCACCGACCCCAGTCAAAGGTCTAAGTCAGCTGAACCCCATGCTAACTCCAGCCCAAATCTCATTTCCGTTCAGAAACAATTCAACAATGGTAACAAtacaaaatacaaaaagttACCATCAGACAGTCCCAACTATCTCTCCTACTCGCTTTCAACTtcccattcttttttccaaccAAAGCAAAGATCGAACATGGGAAATGAATATAActctcatcatcatcattcaTTGCATCACCCTCTGCATAACACAACCtcatatttttccaatACTCCAAAACCATCCGGAAGTGAATTGAATAAGTCAAATCAAAACGTATTCAATATTACCAGTACACATCCTAAGAACGGTGCGACAAGTATCACCTCAACATCCACATCATCCAACGGAAACACACCTCTATCGAgtaattcttcaatgaatCCAAAGAGTTTGACAGATCCCAAGcttttaaaaaatataccaATGTGGTTGAAGTCATTAAGACTACATAAATACTCGGATGCTTTAAGTGGAACTCCATGGATTGAATTGATCTACTTAAATGACGAGactttagaaaagaaaggtgTTCTCGCATTGGGTGCAAGGagaaaattattaaagGCTTTCGGAATCGTTATTGATTACAAAGAACGTGATTTAATTGATAGAACTGCTTATTAA
- the PDE2 gene encoding 3',5'-cyclic-nucleotide phosphodiesterase PDE2 (similar to Saccharomyces cerevisiae PDE2 (YOR360C); ancestral locus Anc_7.26), producing MSTLFLIGMHEIEKSQTIIRNEHYFDRIIELHDLDSLMIDLYRDRVSSFPNAHNFETGVSLVLYDPSKFQLSVRQLNVLFKRFFPSFNISAIDHTQEENLQRLECIERENNICRNRITRINHWMYHHHDDIPDGINKKNYGTINGNSIPTQACEANIYTLLLHLNDSKAQQLHKASVPRLIRNIEFMSFLSDPLEKISQDELHYWNILSTWDFCALSLSTQELIWCGFTLIKKLSKDAKVLIADNKLLLLLFTLESSYHQVNKFHNFRHAIDVMQATWQLCTYLLEDNPVQTLLLCMAAIGHDVGHPGTNNQLLCNCESEVAQNFKNVSILENFHRELFQQLLSDHWPQLLSISRKQFNFISEAILATDMALHSQYEDRLMHEQPMKQITLISLIIKAADISNVTRPLSISARWAYLITLEFNDCALLESFHKAHRPEQDCFGDSYKNVDSPKEDLGSIQDILMNVTNPDDIIKSHPYIPNGQIFFINTFAEVFFNALSQKFSKLEFLSDNVKINKEYWMQHKKSQ from the coding sequence ATGTCCACCCTTTTTTTGATAGGAATGCACgagattgaaaaatctCAAACAATTATACGGAATGAACACTATTTCGATAGAATAATTGAGCTTCATGATTTAGATTCTCTAATGATTGATTTGTACAGAGACAGGGTCTCGTCTTTTCCCAACGCTCATAACTTTGAAACGGGTGTATCTTTAGTTCTGTATGACCCTTCGAAATTTCAATTATCTGTGCGACAATTAAATGTTTTGTTCAAGCGATTTTTCCCATCTTTTAATATTTCTGCAATTGATCATACACAAGAGGAAAATTTGCAACGTCTTGAATGCATTGAGCGTGAAAATAATATCTGTCGGAACAGAATAACAAGAATTAACCACTGGATGTATCACCATCACGATGACATCCCAGACGGtattaataaaaagaacTATGGTACCATTAACGGAAATTCTATTCCCACTCAAGCATGTGAAGCAAATATTTACACATTATTATTGCATTTGAATGATTCCAAGGCACAACAATTACACAAGGCATCTGTGCCAAGGTTGATTCGCAACATCGAGTTTATGTCTTTCTTATCAGATCCATTAGAAAAAATCTCTCAGGACGAGTTACATTATTGGAATATTTTATCAACTTGGGACTTCTGTGCTTTATCGTTAAGCACTCAAGAATTGATTTGGTGCGGGTTCACGCTTATCAAAAAGTTATCTAAGGATGCGAAAGTACTCATCGCAGATAATAAGTTGCTGCTACTATTATTCACTTTGGAGTCATCCTACCATCAAGTAAACAAATTTCACAATTTCAGGCATGCTATTGACGTTATGCAAGCTACATGGCAATTGTGTACATATCTTCTCGAGGACAATCCTGTACAAACACTACTGTTATGTATGGCTGCCATAGGTCATGATGTCGGTCATCCTGGTACTAACAATCAACTATTGTGTAACTGCGAATCGGAGGTTGCacaaaatttcaagaacgTCTCCATCTTGGAAAATTTCCATAGGGAGTTATTTCAACAATTATTATCGGATCATTGGCCACAATTGCTATCTATTTCGAGAAAACAATTCAATTTTATCTCGGAGGCCATTTTAGCTACAGATATGGCATTGCACTCTCAATATGAGGACAGATTAATGCACGAACAACCTATGAAACAAATTACTTTGATATCTCTTATTATTAAAGCTGCTGATATTTCTAATGTGACGAGACCTTTGTCAATATCAGCACGTTGGGCATACCTGATCACTTTGGAGTTTAATGATTGTGCTCTCTTGGAATCATTTCATAAAGCTCACCGCCCAGAACAAGATTGTTTTGGCGATTCATACAAGAATGTTGATTCTCCAAAGGAGGATTTGGGTTCTATTCAAGACATTCTCATGAACGTGACTAATCCTGAtgatattatcaaaagCCATCCGTATATTCCAAATGgtcaaatattttttatcaatacGTTCGCTGAGGTGTTTTTCAACGCATTAAGTCAAAAATTCTCTAAATTGGAATTTTTAAGCGATAATgtcaaaataaacaaagaataCTGGATGCAACATAAGAAATCACAATAG
- the PRT1 gene encoding translation initiation factor eIF3 core subunit b (similar to Saccharomyces cerevisiae PRT1 (YOR361C); ancestral locus Anc_7.22): MATETFEDIKLEDIPVDDIDFSDLEEQYKITEEFNFDQYIVVNGAPVIPSSKVPVLKKALTSLFSKAGKVVNMDFPIDESTGKTKGFLFVECGSINDAKKIIKSFHGKRLDLKHRLFLYTMKDVERYNSDDFDADFREPDMPTFVPSSSLKSWLMDDKVRDQFVLQDDVKTSVFWNSIFNEEDSLVESRENWSTNYVRFSPKGTYLFSYHQQGVTAWGGPNFDRLRRFYHPDVRNSSVSPNEKYLVTFSTEAIIVEEDNEFSPFTKKNEGHQLCIWDIASGLLMATFPVIKSPYLKWPLVRWSYNDKYCARMVKDSLVVHDATKNFMPLEAKALKPSGIRDFSFAPEGVKLQPFRSGDEPSVLLAYWTPETNNSACTATIVEVPRGRVLKTVNLVQVSNVTLHWQSQAEFLCFNVERHTKSGKTQFSNLQICRLTERDIPVEKVELKDSVFEFGWEPHGNRFVTISVHEVADMNYAIPANTIRFYAPETKEKTAKNVIKRWTLVKEIPKTFANTVSWSPAGRFVVVGALVGPNMRRSDLQFYDMDYPGEKNINDNNDVSASLKDVAHPSYSAATNITWDPSGRYVTAWSSSLKHKVEHGYKIFNIAGNLVKEDVIGGFKNFAWRPRPASILPNAERKKVKKNLREWSAQFEEQDAMEADTAMRDLILHQRELLKQWTEYREKIGQEMKESMNFEIFDVQPEDASDDFTTIEEIVEEVLEETKEKVE; the protein is encoded by the coding sequence ATGGCTACTGAGACGTTCGAAGATATTAAACTAGAAGATATTCCTGTCGACGATATTGATTTTTCCGATCTGGAAGAACAATACAAGATTACGGAAGAATTCAATTTCGATCAATACATAGTCGTAAATGGTGCCCCAGTCATTCCATCTTCCAAAGTTcctgttttgaaaaaagctttgacttctttgttttctaaaGCTGGTAAAGTCGTTAATATGGACTTCCCAATTGACGAGAGTACCGGTAAAACAAaaggttttcttttcgtaGAATGTGGATCTATTAACGACGCtaagaaaattatcaaaagttTCCATGGTAAAAGATTGGATTTGAAACATCGTTTATTCCTTTATACCATGAAAGATGTTGAAAGGTATAATTCTGACGACTTCGACGCTGACTTCAGGGAACCGGATATGCCAACATTCGTTCCATCTAGTTCCTTGAAATCCTGGTTAATGGATGATAAAGTGAGAGATCAATTTGTATTACAAGATGACGTGAAAACAAGTGTTTTTTGGAACTCGATTTTCAACGAAGAAGATTCTTTAGTAGAATCTAGAGAAAACTGGTCTACTAATTATGTCAGATTCTCTCCAAAGGGTACCTACTTGTTTTCTTACCATCAACAAGGTGTTACTGCATGGGGTGGTCCAAATTTTGATCGTTTGAGAAGATTCTATCACCCAGACGTAAGAAATTCCTCTGTTTCTCCAAATGAGAAATACTTGGTCACTTTCTCGACCGAAGCAATTAttgtagaagaagataacGAATTCTCACCATTtaccaagaaaaatgaggGTCATCAATTATGCATTTGGGATATTGCTTCCGGTTTGTTGATGGCGACTTTCCCAGTGATTAAGAGCCCATATCTGAAGTGGCCTTTAGTCAGATGGTCTTACAATGATAAATATTGTGCTCGTATGGTCAAAGATAGCTTAGTAGTCCATGACGCTACCAAAAACTTTATGCCACTGGAAGCCAAGGCTTTGAAACCTTCTGGCATCAGGGATTTCTCATTTGCTCCAGAAGGTGTCAAGTTACAACCATTCAGAAGTGGTGACGAGCCTTCTGTTCTATTGGCTTACTGGACTCCAGAAACCAATAACTCCGCTTGTACCGCTACGATTGTTGAAGTTCCACGTGGGAGAGTACTAAAGACCGTTAACTTAGTCCAGGTATCTAACGTAACTTTACATTGGCAAAGCCAGGCTGAATTCCTGTGCTTCAATGTGGAACGTCATACTAAATCTGGTAAGACTCAATTCAGTAATCTGCAAATTTGTAGATTGACCGAAAGAGATATTCcagttgaaaaagttgaacTGAAGGATAGTGTCTTTGAGTTTGGTTGGGAACCTCACGGAAATAGATTTGTTACAATTTCTGTTCATGAGGTTGCTGATATGAACTATGCTATCCCAGCCAATACAATCAGATTTTACGCCCCAGAAACTAAAGAAAAGACTGCGAAGAACGTTATCAAGAGATGGACTTTGGTTAAAGAAATTCCAAAAACCTTTGCCAATACCGTTTCTTGGTCTCCAGCAGGCAGATTTGTCGTTGTTGGTGCGTTAGTAGGTCCGAACATGCGTAGATCAGACTTACAGTTTTACGATATGGACTACCCGGGcgaaaagaatatcaacGACAACAATGACGTGTCAGCCTCTTTGAAAGATGTCGCCCATCCTTCTTACTCTGCGGCCACAAATATCACTTGGGACCCATCCGGAAGATATGTTACAGCATGGTCAAGTTCTTTGAAGCACAAGGTGGAGCATGGttacaaaattttcaacattGCCGGTAATTTAGTTAAAGAAGACGTCATTGGTGGGTTCAAGAATTTTGCCTGGAGACCAAGACCTGCCTCCATCTTACCTAATGCTGAGAGGAAAAAGGTCAAAAAGAATCTGAGAGAATGGTCTGCCCAGTTCGAAGAGCAAGACGCCATGGAAGCTGACACTGCCATGAGAGATTTGATTTTACATCAACGTGAATTATTAAAACAATGGACTGAATATAGAGAAAAGATTGGAcaagaaatgaaagaatcTATGAATTTCGAGATATTTGATGTCCAACCGGAAGATGCCAGCGATGACTTCACCACTATCGAAGAGATAGTTGAGGAGGTTTTGGAAGAAACCAAGGAAAAAGTTGAGTAG
- the PRE10 gene encoding proteasome core particle subunit alpha 7 (similar to Saccharomyces cerevisiae PRE10 (YOR362C); ancestral locus Anc_7.20) — protein sequence MTSIGTGYDLSNSVFSPDGRNFQVEYAVKAVENGTTSIGIKCNDGVVFAVEKLITSKLLVPQKNVKIQVVDRHIGCVYSGLIPDGRHLVNRGREEAASFKKLYNTPIPIPAFADRLGQYVQAHTLYNSVRPFGVSTIFGGVDKNGAHLYMLEPSGSYWGYKGAATGKGRQSAKAELEKLVDQHPQGLTAREAVKQAARIIYLAHEDNKEKDFELEISWCSLSETNGLHKFVKGDLLQEAIDFAQKELNGDDDDAEGDSDNIMSSDDENAPVATNANATTDQEGDIHLE from the coding sequence ATGACTTCAATTGGTACTGGTTACGATCTATCCAATAGTGTTTTCTCCCCTGATGGTAGAAATTTCCAGGTGGAGTATGCCGTCAAGGCCGTCGAAAACGGCACTACTTCAATCGGTATCAAGTGTAATGATGGTGTGGTATTTGCAGTGGAAAAACTCATTACTTCCAAATTGCTAGTTCCACAGAAAAATGTCAAGATTCAAGTCGTAGACCGTCACATCGGTTGCGTTTACTCAGGATTGATCCCTGATGGCAGACACCTGGTTAATCGTGGTCGTGAGGAAGCCGCgagtttcaaaaagttgTACAACACACCCATTCCCATTCCTGCATTTGCTGACCGTCTGGGACAGTACGTGCAAGCGCACACCTTATACAATAGTGTAAGACCGTTCGGAGTGAGTACTATATTTGGTGGTGTAGATAAGAATGGAGCCCACCTCTATATGTTGGAGCCAAGTGGCTCTTATTGGGGGTACAAGGGTGCTGCTACTGGGAAAGGTAGACAATCTGCTAAAGCAGAATTGGAGAAATTAGTTGACCAACACCCACAGGGTCTTACAGCGAGAGAGGCCGTTAAACAAGCTGCAAGGATTATTTACTTAGCACACGAAGACaacaaagagaaagacTTCGAATTGGAAATAAGTTGGTGCTCACTATCGGAAACAAACGGTCTGCACAAGTTTGTCAAGGGCGATCTGCTCCAGGAAGCCATCGATTTCGCTCAAAAAGAGTTGAAcggtgatgatgacgatgcTGAAGGTGATAGCGATAATATCATGTctagtgatgatgaaaacgCTCCGGTGGCTACGAATGCAAACGCTACTACTGACCAAGAGGGGGACATTCACCTAGAATAG